A stretch of the Clarias gariepinus isolate MV-2021 ecotype Netherlands chromosome 26, CGAR_prim_01v2, whole genome shotgun sequence genome encodes the following:
- the otud7b gene encoding OTU domain-containing protein 7B isoform X3: MTLDMDAVLSDFVRSTGAEPGLARDLLEGKNWDLTAALSDFEQLRQVHAGSLSYSYPQDRQQTLTDHKDMTRVGRPLLHRQDDVVQAANEKRLSRGISHASSTIVSLARSHVSTVGGSGIGPEMLLDTPVCTFQLPDLTVYRDDFRGFIERDLIEQSMMVALEHAGRLNWWTKLGSGCQSLLPLATSGDGNCLLHAASLGMWGFHDRDLMLRKSLYALMDHGQEREALKRRWRWQQTMQNKESGLVYTEEEWQKEWNELLKLASSEPRIHYSTNGTNGAESQEEPVYESLEEFHVFALAHVLRRPIVVVADTMLRDSGGEAFAPIPFGGIYLPLEVQAHKCHRSPLVLAYDQAHFSALVSMEQKDGSKEQVVIPLTDSDYKMLPVHFAVDPGKDWEWGKDDVDNVMLASVTLSLEAKLHLLHTYMNVTWLPLPCEQAPLAQPESPTASAGEDARTPPDSGESDKESVSSSSNGNGDSSATGSSSGTAGKSSSSSSSSSSGSTGTMGKEKNKKDKEKDKDKDKKRADSVANKLGSFGKSLGSKLKKNVGGLMTGKAGTGGSGKPEGVEKKKGSLRGRKDSKDGKDGSPSAQPGSEDSGKGSPSSQNGNSSSEGDSYKYSADVKASLSILRAAMQGERRYIFAGLLTTSDRQPYQEEMIQRYLVDAEERFRAEQEQKREAERKAVINGAQPKKEPSEPGFRGFDGKEDVTEAPHPHYNTLKSQSFTPPLYTGVVPIPRSTFLEHSPTPLPQHLHIPGYMDARRQLAGGSSSTYPGLPSYATLPRSCPLSQGPVHAHAHYHPPAPACAAPCFSPSYTHQQDLPDFRSETVSGTYANGLLPGLDSRGGPPPVRHYSLGSAGGLANLQSSRCRTPSCNYYGHPETCNYCSYCYREELKRRETDTAMHRF; this comes from the exons ATGACCCTGGATATGGACGCAGTCCTGTCCGACTTTGTCCGCTCTACTGGAGCCGAACCCGGACTGGCCAGAGACCTACTGGAAG GTAAGAACTGGGACCTGACGGCCGCCCTGAGCGATTTCGAGCAGCTGAGGcaggtgcatgctgggagtcTGTCCTACTCGTATCCACAGGACAGGCAGCAGACACTGACGGATCACAAAGACATGACGAGGGTGGGACGGCCCCTACTGCACCGGCAGGACGACGTGGTCCAAG CAGCCAATGAGAAGCGTCTATCCCGAGGGATCTCGCACGCCAGTTCCACCATTGTGTCTTTGGCTCGCTCGCACGTGTCCACCGTCGGAGGTAGCGGCATCGGCCCCGAGATGCTCCTGGACACCCCGGTCTGCACATTCCAGCTCCCGGACCTCACCGTGTACCGCGACGATTTCCGCGGCTTCATCGAGCGCGACCTGATCGAGCAGTCCATGATGGTGGCCCTCGAGCATGCGG GTCGACTCAATTGGTGGACGAAGCTGGGGTCGGGATGTCAGAGTCTGTTGCCTCTGGCGACCAGCGGAGATGGAAACTGCCTTCTTCACGCCGCCTCTCTGG GCATGTGGGGCTTCCATGATCGAGACCTGATGCTGCGGAAGTCTCTGTACGCCCTGATGGACCACGGGCAGGAGAGAGAGGCGCTGAAGCGCAGGTGGAGGTGGCAGCAGACCATGCAGAACAAAgag TCTGGGCTGGTGTACACCGAGGAGGAGTGGCAGAAGGAGTGGAACGAGCTGTTGAAGTTGGCCTCCAGTGAACCCAGGATACACTACAGCACCAACGGCACCAACGG CGCAGAGTCGCAGGAGGAGCCGGTGTACGAGAGTTTGGAGGAGTTCCACGTGTTCGCACTGGCTCATGTGCTCCGCAGGCCGATAGTAGTGGTGGCTGACACCATGCTGAGAGACTCGGGAGGAGAGG CCTTCGCTCCGATCCCCTTCGGTGGGATTTATCTCCCCCTGGAGGTCCAGGCTCACAAGTGTCACCGCTCGCCGCTGGTCCTGGCCTACGACCAGGCGCATTTCTCCGCTCTGGTTTCCATGGAGCAGAAGGACGGCTCCAAAGAGCAAG TGGTGATTCCTCTGACTGACTCGGACTATAAAATGCTTCCCGTGCACTTCGCCGTGGACCCAGGCAAGGACTGGGAGTGGGGTAAAGATGACGTGGACAACGTGATGCTCGCCAG tgtaACACTGTCTTTGGAGGCGAAGCTCCACCTACTACACACCTACATGAACGTAACGTGGCTTCCTCTGCCGTGTGAG CAAGCACCTCTGGCCCAGCCCGAGTCTCCGACTGCCTCGGCCGGCGAGGATGCACGCACGCCCCCTGACTCTGGTGAGTCCGACAAAGAGTCTGTAAGCAGCAGCTCTAACGGGAATGGTGACAGCAGCGCAACAGGAAGCAGCAGCGGGACGGCAGGTAAATCGTCCAGCTCCTCGAGTTCGTCCAGCAGTGGCTCAACTGGAACGATGGGCAAAGAGAAGAACAAGAAGGACAAAGAAAAGGACAAGgataaagacaaaaagagggCCGACTCAGTGGCCAACAAGCTCGGCAGCTTCGGAAAGAGTTTGGGCAGCAAGCTGAAGAAGAACGTAGGAGGTCTGATGACAGGAAAAGCCGGAACAGGTGGTTCAGGCAAACCCGAAGGTGTGGAGAAGAAAAAAGGGTCTCTCAGAGGACGAAAAGACAGCAAGGACGGCAAAGACGGCTCTCCATCTGCTCAGCCCGGGTCTGAGGACTCGGGCAAGGGTTCTCCGTCCTCGCAGAATGGGAATAGCTCTTCTGAAGGTGACTCGTACAAGTACAGCGCTGACGTAAAGGCGAGTCTGAGCATCCTGCGAGCAGCTATGCAGGGCGAAAGGCGCTACATCTTTGCTGGCCTTCTGACTACCAGCGACCGACAGCCCTACCAAGAAGAGATGATTCAACGCTACCTGGTGGATGCCGAGGAACGTTTTCGTGCGGAGCAGGAGCAGAAACGGGAGGCTGAGCGCAAAGCAGTGATCAACGGAGCCCAGCCCAAGAAGGAGCCATCGGAGCCTGGTTTCCGCGGCTTTGACGGAAAGGAGGATGTGACGGAAGCGCCACATCCCCATTATAACACCCTCAAATCGCAGTCTTTTACGCCACCGCTTTATACAGGAGTCGTGCCCATTCCCAGATCCACCTTCCTCGAACACTCCCCTACGCCCCTCCCCCAGCACCTTCACATTCCCGGCTACATGGACGCCCGGCGCCAACTAGCCGGCGGGTCATCCTCCACCTACCCAGGCCTCCCGTCTTACGCCACTCTGCCCCGGAGTTGCCCCTTAAGCCAAGGCCCTGTCCATGCTCACGCTCATTATCACCCACCCGCCCCTGCCTGCGCGGCTCCCTGCTTCTCGCCCTCCTACACACATCAGCAGGATTTGCCTGACTTCCGCAGTGAGACGGTTAGCGGCACGTATGCCAACGGCTTACTGCCGGGACTGGACAGCCGAGGTGGCCCTCCCCCGGTCAGGCACTATTCCCTGGGCAGCGCCGGTGGACTGGCGAACCTGCAGTCGAGCCGATGCCGAACACCGAGCTGTAACTATTACGGACACCCGGAAACCTGCAACTACTGCTCATACTGCTACAGGGAGGAGCTGAAGAGAAGAGAAACTGACACGGCCATGCACAGGTTCTAA
- the otud7b gene encoding OTU domain-containing protein 7B isoform X4 gives MTLDMDAVLSDFVRSTGAEPGLARDLLEGKNWDLTAALSDFEQLRQVHAGSLSYSYPQDRQQTLTDHKDMTRVGRPLLHRQDDVVQANEKRLSRGISHASSTIVSLARSHVSTVGGSGIGPEMLLDTPVCTFQLPDLTVYRDDFRGFIERDLIEQSMMVALEHAGRLNWWTKLGSGCQSLLPLATSGDGNCLLHAASLGMWGFHDRDLMLRKSLYALMDHGQEREALKRRWRWQQTMQNKESGLVYTEEEWQKEWNELLKLASSEPRIHYSTNGTNGAESQEEPVYESLEEFHVFALAHVLRRPIVVVADTMLRDSGGEAFAPIPFGGIYLPLEVQAHKCHRSPLVLAYDQAHFSALVSMEQKDGSKEQVVIPLTDSDYKMLPVHFAVDPGKDWEWGKDDVDNVMLASVTLSLEAKLHLLHTYMNVTWLPLPCEQAPLAQPESPTASAGEDARTPPDSGESDKESVSSSSNGNGDSSATGSSSGTAGKSSSSSSSSSSGSTGTMGKEKNKKDKEKDKDKDKKRADSVANKLGSFGKSLGSKLKKNVGGLMTGKAGTGGSGKPEGVEKKKGSLRGRKDSKDGKDGSPSAQPGSEDSGKGSPSSQNGNSSSEGDSYKYSADVKASLSILRAAMQGERRYIFAGLLTTSDRQPYQEEMIQRYLVDAEERFRAEQEQKREAERKAVINGAQPKKEPSEPGFRGFDGKEDVTEAPHPHYNTLKSQSFTPPLYTGVVPIPRSTFLEHSPTPLPQHLHIPGYMDARRQLAGGSSSTYPGLPSYATLPRSCPLSQGPVHAHAHYHPPAPACAAPCFSPSYTHQQDLPDFRSETVSGTYANGLLPGLDSRGGPPPVRHYSLGSAGGLANLQSSRCRTPSCNYYGHPETCNYCSYCYREELKRRETDTAMHRF, from the exons ATGACCCTGGATATGGACGCAGTCCTGTCCGACTTTGTCCGCTCTACTGGAGCCGAACCCGGACTGGCCAGAGACCTACTGGAAG GTAAGAACTGGGACCTGACGGCCGCCCTGAGCGATTTCGAGCAGCTGAGGcaggtgcatgctgggagtcTGTCCTACTCGTATCCACAGGACAGGCAGCAGACACTGACGGATCACAAAGACATGACGAGGGTGGGACGGCCCCTACTGCACCGGCAGGACGACGTGGTCCAAG CCAATGAGAAGCGTCTATCCCGAGGGATCTCGCACGCCAGTTCCACCATTGTGTCTTTGGCTCGCTCGCACGTGTCCACCGTCGGAGGTAGCGGCATCGGCCCCGAGATGCTCCTGGACACCCCGGTCTGCACATTCCAGCTCCCGGACCTCACCGTGTACCGCGACGATTTCCGCGGCTTCATCGAGCGCGACCTGATCGAGCAGTCCATGATGGTGGCCCTCGAGCATGCGG GTCGACTCAATTGGTGGACGAAGCTGGGGTCGGGATGTCAGAGTCTGTTGCCTCTGGCGACCAGCGGAGATGGAAACTGCCTTCTTCACGCCGCCTCTCTGG GCATGTGGGGCTTCCATGATCGAGACCTGATGCTGCGGAAGTCTCTGTACGCCCTGATGGACCACGGGCAGGAGAGAGAGGCGCTGAAGCGCAGGTGGAGGTGGCAGCAGACCATGCAGAACAAAgag TCTGGGCTGGTGTACACCGAGGAGGAGTGGCAGAAGGAGTGGAACGAGCTGTTGAAGTTGGCCTCCAGTGAACCCAGGATACACTACAGCACCAACGGCACCAACGG CGCAGAGTCGCAGGAGGAGCCGGTGTACGAGAGTTTGGAGGAGTTCCACGTGTTCGCACTGGCTCATGTGCTCCGCAGGCCGATAGTAGTGGTGGCTGACACCATGCTGAGAGACTCGGGAGGAGAGG CCTTCGCTCCGATCCCCTTCGGTGGGATTTATCTCCCCCTGGAGGTCCAGGCTCACAAGTGTCACCGCTCGCCGCTGGTCCTGGCCTACGACCAGGCGCATTTCTCCGCTCTGGTTTCCATGGAGCAGAAGGACGGCTCCAAAGAGCAAG TGGTGATTCCTCTGACTGACTCGGACTATAAAATGCTTCCCGTGCACTTCGCCGTGGACCCAGGCAAGGACTGGGAGTGGGGTAAAGATGACGTGGACAACGTGATGCTCGCCAG tgtaACACTGTCTTTGGAGGCGAAGCTCCACCTACTACACACCTACATGAACGTAACGTGGCTTCCTCTGCCGTGTGAG CAAGCACCTCTGGCCCAGCCCGAGTCTCCGACTGCCTCGGCCGGCGAGGATGCACGCACGCCCCCTGACTCTGGTGAGTCCGACAAAGAGTCTGTAAGCAGCAGCTCTAACGGGAATGGTGACAGCAGCGCAACAGGAAGCAGCAGCGGGACGGCAGGTAAATCGTCCAGCTCCTCGAGTTCGTCCAGCAGTGGCTCAACTGGAACGATGGGCAAAGAGAAGAACAAGAAGGACAAAGAAAAGGACAAGgataaagacaaaaagagggCCGACTCAGTGGCCAACAAGCTCGGCAGCTTCGGAAAGAGTTTGGGCAGCAAGCTGAAGAAGAACGTAGGAGGTCTGATGACAGGAAAAGCCGGAACAGGTGGTTCAGGCAAACCCGAAGGTGTGGAGAAGAAAAAAGGGTCTCTCAGAGGACGAAAAGACAGCAAGGACGGCAAAGACGGCTCTCCATCTGCTCAGCCCGGGTCTGAGGACTCGGGCAAGGGTTCTCCGTCCTCGCAGAATGGGAATAGCTCTTCTGAAGGTGACTCGTACAAGTACAGCGCTGACGTAAAGGCGAGTCTGAGCATCCTGCGAGCAGCTATGCAGGGCGAAAGGCGCTACATCTTTGCTGGCCTTCTGACTACCAGCGACCGACAGCCCTACCAAGAAGAGATGATTCAACGCTACCTGGTGGATGCCGAGGAACGTTTTCGTGCGGAGCAGGAGCAGAAACGGGAGGCTGAGCGCAAAGCAGTGATCAACGGAGCCCAGCCCAAGAAGGAGCCATCGGAGCCTGGTTTCCGCGGCTTTGACGGAAAGGAGGATGTGACGGAAGCGCCACATCCCCATTATAACACCCTCAAATCGCAGTCTTTTACGCCACCGCTTTATACAGGAGTCGTGCCCATTCCCAGATCCACCTTCCTCGAACACTCCCCTACGCCCCTCCCCCAGCACCTTCACATTCCCGGCTACATGGACGCCCGGCGCCAACTAGCCGGCGGGTCATCCTCCACCTACCCAGGCCTCCCGTCTTACGCCACTCTGCCCCGGAGTTGCCCCTTAAGCCAAGGCCCTGTCCATGCTCACGCTCATTATCACCCACCCGCCCCTGCCTGCGCGGCTCCCTGCTTCTCGCCCTCCTACACACATCAGCAGGATTTGCCTGACTTCCGCAGTGAGACGGTTAGCGGCACGTATGCCAACGGCTTACTGCCGGGACTGGACAGCCGAGGTGGCCCTCCCCCGGTCAGGCACTATTCCCTGGGCAGCGCCGGTGGACTGGCGAACCTGCAGTCGAGCCGATGCCGAACACCGAGCTGTAACTATTACGGACACCCGGAAACCTGCAACTACTGCTCATACTGCTACAGGGAGGAGCTGAAGAGAAGAGAAACTGACACGGCCATGCACAGGTTCTAA
- the otud7b gene encoding OTU domain-containing protein 7B isoform X1, with product MTLDMDAVLSDFVRSTGAEPGLARDLLEGKNWDLTAALSDFEQLRQVHAGSLSYSYPQDRQQTLTDHKDMTRVGRPLLHRQDDVVQAANEKRLSRGISHASSTIVSLARSHVSTVGGSGIGPEMLLDTPVCTFQLPDLTVYRDDFRGFIERDLIEQSMMVALEHAGRLNWWTKLGSGCQSLLPLATSGDGNCLLHAASLGMWGFHDRDLMLRKSLYALMDHGQEREALKRRWRWQQTMQNKESGLVYTEEEWQKEWNELLKLASSEPRIHYSTNGTNGAESQEEPVYESLEEFHVFALAHVLRRPIVVVADTMLRDSGGEAFAPIPFGGIYLPLEVQAHKCHRSPLVLAYDQAHFSALVSMEQKDGSKEQVVIPLTDSDYKMLPVHFAVDPGKDWEWGKDDVDNVMLASVTLSLEAKLHLLHTYMNVTWLPLPCEVQQAPLAQPESPTASAGEDARTPPDSGESDKESVSSSSNGNGDSSATGSSSGTAGKSSSSSSSSSSGSTGTMGKEKNKKDKEKDKDKDKKRADSVANKLGSFGKSLGSKLKKNVGGLMTGKAGTGGSGKPEGVEKKKGSLRGRKDSKDGKDGSPSAQPGSEDSGKGSPSSQNGNSSSEGDSYKYSADVKASLSILRAAMQGERRYIFAGLLTTSDRQPYQEEMIQRYLVDAEERFRAEQEQKREAERKAVINGAQPKKEPSEPGFRGFDGKEDVTEAPHPHYNTLKSQSFTPPLYTGVVPIPRSTFLEHSPTPLPQHLHIPGYMDARRQLAGGSSSTYPGLPSYATLPRSCPLSQGPVHAHAHYHPPAPACAAPCFSPSYTHQQDLPDFRSETVSGTYANGLLPGLDSRGGPPPVRHYSLGSAGGLANLQSSRCRTPSCNYYGHPETCNYCSYCYREELKRRETDTAMHRF from the exons ATGACCCTGGATATGGACGCAGTCCTGTCCGACTTTGTCCGCTCTACTGGAGCCGAACCCGGACTGGCCAGAGACCTACTGGAAG GTAAGAACTGGGACCTGACGGCCGCCCTGAGCGATTTCGAGCAGCTGAGGcaggtgcatgctgggagtcTGTCCTACTCGTATCCACAGGACAGGCAGCAGACACTGACGGATCACAAAGACATGACGAGGGTGGGACGGCCCCTACTGCACCGGCAGGACGACGTGGTCCAAG CAGCCAATGAGAAGCGTCTATCCCGAGGGATCTCGCACGCCAGTTCCACCATTGTGTCTTTGGCTCGCTCGCACGTGTCCACCGTCGGAGGTAGCGGCATCGGCCCCGAGATGCTCCTGGACACCCCGGTCTGCACATTCCAGCTCCCGGACCTCACCGTGTACCGCGACGATTTCCGCGGCTTCATCGAGCGCGACCTGATCGAGCAGTCCATGATGGTGGCCCTCGAGCATGCGG GTCGACTCAATTGGTGGACGAAGCTGGGGTCGGGATGTCAGAGTCTGTTGCCTCTGGCGACCAGCGGAGATGGAAACTGCCTTCTTCACGCCGCCTCTCTGG GCATGTGGGGCTTCCATGATCGAGACCTGATGCTGCGGAAGTCTCTGTACGCCCTGATGGACCACGGGCAGGAGAGAGAGGCGCTGAAGCGCAGGTGGAGGTGGCAGCAGACCATGCAGAACAAAgag TCTGGGCTGGTGTACACCGAGGAGGAGTGGCAGAAGGAGTGGAACGAGCTGTTGAAGTTGGCCTCCAGTGAACCCAGGATACACTACAGCACCAACGGCACCAACGG CGCAGAGTCGCAGGAGGAGCCGGTGTACGAGAGTTTGGAGGAGTTCCACGTGTTCGCACTGGCTCATGTGCTCCGCAGGCCGATAGTAGTGGTGGCTGACACCATGCTGAGAGACTCGGGAGGAGAGG CCTTCGCTCCGATCCCCTTCGGTGGGATTTATCTCCCCCTGGAGGTCCAGGCTCACAAGTGTCACCGCTCGCCGCTGGTCCTGGCCTACGACCAGGCGCATTTCTCCGCTCTGGTTTCCATGGAGCAGAAGGACGGCTCCAAAGAGCAAG TGGTGATTCCTCTGACTGACTCGGACTATAAAATGCTTCCCGTGCACTTCGCCGTGGACCCAGGCAAGGACTGGGAGTGGGGTAAAGATGACGTGGACAACGTGATGCTCGCCAG tgtaACACTGTCTTTGGAGGCGAAGCTCCACCTACTACACACCTACATGAACGTAACGTGGCTTCCTCTGCCGTGTGAGGTACAG CAAGCACCTCTGGCCCAGCCCGAGTCTCCGACTGCCTCGGCCGGCGAGGATGCACGCACGCCCCCTGACTCTGGTGAGTCCGACAAAGAGTCTGTAAGCAGCAGCTCTAACGGGAATGGTGACAGCAGCGCAACAGGAAGCAGCAGCGGGACGGCAGGTAAATCGTCCAGCTCCTCGAGTTCGTCCAGCAGTGGCTCAACTGGAACGATGGGCAAAGAGAAGAACAAGAAGGACAAAGAAAAGGACAAGgataaagacaaaaagagggCCGACTCAGTGGCCAACAAGCTCGGCAGCTTCGGAAAGAGTTTGGGCAGCAAGCTGAAGAAGAACGTAGGAGGTCTGATGACAGGAAAAGCCGGAACAGGTGGTTCAGGCAAACCCGAAGGTGTGGAGAAGAAAAAAGGGTCTCTCAGAGGACGAAAAGACAGCAAGGACGGCAAAGACGGCTCTCCATCTGCTCAGCCCGGGTCTGAGGACTCGGGCAAGGGTTCTCCGTCCTCGCAGAATGGGAATAGCTCTTCTGAAGGTGACTCGTACAAGTACAGCGCTGACGTAAAGGCGAGTCTGAGCATCCTGCGAGCAGCTATGCAGGGCGAAAGGCGCTACATCTTTGCTGGCCTTCTGACTACCAGCGACCGACAGCCCTACCAAGAAGAGATGATTCAACGCTACCTGGTGGATGCCGAGGAACGTTTTCGTGCGGAGCAGGAGCAGAAACGGGAGGCTGAGCGCAAAGCAGTGATCAACGGAGCCCAGCCCAAGAAGGAGCCATCGGAGCCTGGTTTCCGCGGCTTTGACGGAAAGGAGGATGTGACGGAAGCGCCACATCCCCATTATAACACCCTCAAATCGCAGTCTTTTACGCCACCGCTTTATACAGGAGTCGTGCCCATTCCCAGATCCACCTTCCTCGAACACTCCCCTACGCCCCTCCCCCAGCACCTTCACATTCCCGGCTACATGGACGCCCGGCGCCAACTAGCCGGCGGGTCATCCTCCACCTACCCAGGCCTCCCGTCTTACGCCACTCTGCCCCGGAGTTGCCCCTTAAGCCAAGGCCCTGTCCATGCTCACGCTCATTATCACCCACCCGCCCCTGCCTGCGCGGCTCCCTGCTTCTCGCCCTCCTACACACATCAGCAGGATTTGCCTGACTTCCGCAGTGAGACGGTTAGCGGCACGTATGCCAACGGCTTACTGCCGGGACTGGACAGCCGAGGTGGCCCTCCCCCGGTCAGGCACTATTCCCTGGGCAGCGCCGGTGGACTGGCGAACCTGCAGTCGAGCCGATGCCGAACACCGAGCTGTAACTATTACGGACACCCGGAAACCTGCAACTACTGCTCATACTGCTACAGGGAGGAGCTGAAGAGAAGAGAAACTGACACGGCCATGCACAGGTTCTAA
- the otud7b gene encoding OTU domain-containing protein 7B isoform X2, protein MTLDMDAVLSDFVRSTGAEPGLARDLLEGKNWDLTAALSDFEQLRQVHAGSLSYSYPQDRQQTLTDHKDMTRVGRPLLHRQDDVVQANEKRLSRGISHASSTIVSLARSHVSTVGGSGIGPEMLLDTPVCTFQLPDLTVYRDDFRGFIERDLIEQSMMVALEHAGRLNWWTKLGSGCQSLLPLATSGDGNCLLHAASLGMWGFHDRDLMLRKSLYALMDHGQEREALKRRWRWQQTMQNKESGLVYTEEEWQKEWNELLKLASSEPRIHYSTNGTNGAESQEEPVYESLEEFHVFALAHVLRRPIVVVADTMLRDSGGEAFAPIPFGGIYLPLEVQAHKCHRSPLVLAYDQAHFSALVSMEQKDGSKEQVVIPLTDSDYKMLPVHFAVDPGKDWEWGKDDVDNVMLASVTLSLEAKLHLLHTYMNVTWLPLPCEVQQAPLAQPESPTASAGEDARTPPDSGESDKESVSSSSNGNGDSSATGSSSGTAGKSSSSSSSSSSGSTGTMGKEKNKKDKEKDKDKDKKRADSVANKLGSFGKSLGSKLKKNVGGLMTGKAGTGGSGKPEGVEKKKGSLRGRKDSKDGKDGSPSAQPGSEDSGKGSPSSQNGNSSSEGDSYKYSADVKASLSILRAAMQGERRYIFAGLLTTSDRQPYQEEMIQRYLVDAEERFRAEQEQKREAERKAVINGAQPKKEPSEPGFRGFDGKEDVTEAPHPHYNTLKSQSFTPPLYTGVVPIPRSTFLEHSPTPLPQHLHIPGYMDARRQLAGGSSSTYPGLPSYATLPRSCPLSQGPVHAHAHYHPPAPACAAPCFSPSYTHQQDLPDFRSETVSGTYANGLLPGLDSRGGPPPVRHYSLGSAGGLANLQSSRCRTPSCNYYGHPETCNYCSYCYREELKRRETDTAMHRF, encoded by the exons ATGACCCTGGATATGGACGCAGTCCTGTCCGACTTTGTCCGCTCTACTGGAGCCGAACCCGGACTGGCCAGAGACCTACTGGAAG GTAAGAACTGGGACCTGACGGCCGCCCTGAGCGATTTCGAGCAGCTGAGGcaggtgcatgctgggagtcTGTCCTACTCGTATCCACAGGACAGGCAGCAGACACTGACGGATCACAAAGACATGACGAGGGTGGGACGGCCCCTACTGCACCGGCAGGACGACGTGGTCCAAG CCAATGAGAAGCGTCTATCCCGAGGGATCTCGCACGCCAGTTCCACCATTGTGTCTTTGGCTCGCTCGCACGTGTCCACCGTCGGAGGTAGCGGCATCGGCCCCGAGATGCTCCTGGACACCCCGGTCTGCACATTCCAGCTCCCGGACCTCACCGTGTACCGCGACGATTTCCGCGGCTTCATCGAGCGCGACCTGATCGAGCAGTCCATGATGGTGGCCCTCGAGCATGCGG GTCGACTCAATTGGTGGACGAAGCTGGGGTCGGGATGTCAGAGTCTGTTGCCTCTGGCGACCAGCGGAGATGGAAACTGCCTTCTTCACGCCGCCTCTCTGG GCATGTGGGGCTTCCATGATCGAGACCTGATGCTGCGGAAGTCTCTGTACGCCCTGATGGACCACGGGCAGGAGAGAGAGGCGCTGAAGCGCAGGTGGAGGTGGCAGCAGACCATGCAGAACAAAgag TCTGGGCTGGTGTACACCGAGGAGGAGTGGCAGAAGGAGTGGAACGAGCTGTTGAAGTTGGCCTCCAGTGAACCCAGGATACACTACAGCACCAACGGCACCAACGG CGCAGAGTCGCAGGAGGAGCCGGTGTACGAGAGTTTGGAGGAGTTCCACGTGTTCGCACTGGCTCATGTGCTCCGCAGGCCGATAGTAGTGGTGGCTGACACCATGCTGAGAGACTCGGGAGGAGAGG CCTTCGCTCCGATCCCCTTCGGTGGGATTTATCTCCCCCTGGAGGTCCAGGCTCACAAGTGTCACCGCTCGCCGCTGGTCCTGGCCTACGACCAGGCGCATTTCTCCGCTCTGGTTTCCATGGAGCAGAAGGACGGCTCCAAAGAGCAAG TGGTGATTCCTCTGACTGACTCGGACTATAAAATGCTTCCCGTGCACTTCGCCGTGGACCCAGGCAAGGACTGGGAGTGGGGTAAAGATGACGTGGACAACGTGATGCTCGCCAG tgtaACACTGTCTTTGGAGGCGAAGCTCCACCTACTACACACCTACATGAACGTAACGTGGCTTCCTCTGCCGTGTGAGGTACAG CAAGCACCTCTGGCCCAGCCCGAGTCTCCGACTGCCTCGGCCGGCGAGGATGCACGCACGCCCCCTGACTCTGGTGAGTCCGACAAAGAGTCTGTAAGCAGCAGCTCTAACGGGAATGGTGACAGCAGCGCAACAGGAAGCAGCAGCGGGACGGCAGGTAAATCGTCCAGCTCCTCGAGTTCGTCCAGCAGTGGCTCAACTGGAACGATGGGCAAAGAGAAGAACAAGAAGGACAAAGAAAAGGACAAGgataaagacaaaaagagggCCGACTCAGTGGCCAACAAGCTCGGCAGCTTCGGAAAGAGTTTGGGCAGCAAGCTGAAGAAGAACGTAGGAGGTCTGATGACAGGAAAAGCCGGAACAGGTGGTTCAGGCAAACCCGAAGGTGTGGAGAAGAAAAAAGGGTCTCTCAGAGGACGAAAAGACAGCAAGGACGGCAAAGACGGCTCTCCATCTGCTCAGCCCGGGTCTGAGGACTCGGGCAAGGGTTCTCCGTCCTCGCAGAATGGGAATAGCTCTTCTGAAGGTGACTCGTACAAGTACAGCGCTGACGTAAAGGCGAGTCTGAGCATCCTGCGAGCAGCTATGCAGGGCGAAAGGCGCTACATCTTTGCTGGCCTTCTGACTACCAGCGACCGACAGCCCTACCAAGAAGAGATGATTCAACGCTACCTGGTGGATGCCGAGGAACGTTTTCGTGCGGAGCAGGAGCAGAAACGGGAGGCTGAGCGCAAAGCAGTGATCAACGGAGCCCAGCCCAAGAAGGAGCCATCGGAGCCTGGTTTCCGCGGCTTTGACGGAAAGGAGGATGTGACGGAAGCGCCACATCCCCATTATAACACCCTCAAATCGCAGTCTTTTACGCCACCGCTTTATACAGGAGTCGTGCCCATTCCCAGATCCACCTTCCTCGAACACTCCCCTACGCCCCTCCCCCAGCACCTTCACATTCCCGGCTACATGGACGCCCGGCGCCAACTAGCCGGCGGGTCATCCTCCACCTACCCAGGCCTCCCGTCTTACGCCACTCTGCCCCGGAGTTGCCCCTTAAGCCAAGGCCCTGTCCATGCTCACGCTCATTATCACCCACCCGCCCCTGCCTGCGCGGCTCCCTGCTTCTCGCCCTCCTACACACATCAGCAGGATTTGCCTGACTTCCGCAGTGAGACGGTTAGCGGCACGTATGCCAACGGCTTACTGCCGGGACTGGACAGCCGAGGTGGCCCTCCCCCGGTCAGGCACTATTCCCTGGGCAGCGCCGGTGGACTGGCGAACCTGCAGTCGAGCCGATGCCGAACACCGAGCTGTAACTATTACGGACACCCGGAAACCTGCAACTACTGCTCATACTGCTACAGGGAGGAGCTGAAGAGAAGAGAAACTGACACGGCCATGCACAGGTTCTAA